One Pullulanibacillus sp. KACC 23026 DNA segment encodes these proteins:
- the prli42 gene encoding stressosome-associated protein Prli42 yields MRRKTMRAVVILMLASLLITTVLSAILALV; encoded by the coding sequence ATGAGACGAAAAACCATGCGAGCCGTCGTTATTCTCATGCTTGCCTCACTTCTCATAACGACTGTGTTATCGGCTATCCTCGCTCTTGTTTAG
- a CDS encoding Hsp20/alpha crystallin family protein has protein sequence MDVDKLKKWLDMAQQFQGENFWSDLFGPSNQPPMTMPQAQPDSPSNAQNNQQSNQESHSGTQGTAPVEASRENTPPVKSKPEIDIFETETEWIIWVDLPGVNKTDIQLNLIGRKLIIKGVAKLPFPKEALVHSERLNGSFERSITMPENLSGQAKPVAKLLEGILEIRLAREQPRKLPIQID, from the coding sequence ATGGATGTCGATAAATTAAAAAAATGGCTGGATATGGCTCAGCAATTTCAAGGCGAGAATTTTTGGTCAGATCTTTTCGGACCTTCCAACCAACCTCCCATGACAATGCCCCAGGCTCAGCCCGACTCGCCATCAAACGCCCAAAACAACCAACAATCGAACCAGGAATCACATTCTGGCACACAAGGTACCGCTCCCGTTGAAGCATCCAGAGAAAACACACCGCCGGTTAAATCAAAACCAGAGATTGATATTTTTGAAACCGAGACGGAATGGATCATCTGGGTGGATCTTCCAGGTGTCAATAAAACGGATATTCAGTTAAACCTAATCGGCAGAAAACTTATTATTAAGGGTGTGGCCAAACTCCCCTTTCCAAAAGAAGCATTGGTTCATTCGGAACGCTTAAATGGAAGCTTCGAGCGGTCGATTACGATGCCTGAAAATTTATCCGGACAAGCAAAACCCGTTGCTAAGCTCCTTGAGGGCATTTTAGAAATCCGACTTGCTCGTGAGCAGCCTAGAAAACTGCCGATCCAAATCGACTAA
- a CDS encoding M20/M25/M40 family metallo-hydrolase: MINEERLVKEFLELVQIDSETGEEGTIAPILKEKFTKLGLEVKEDQAKEKTGHGANNLIVTFNGNKDADPIYFTSHMDTVVPGKGVKPSIQEGKIVSDGSTILGADDKAGLAAMFEAIRVIQENQIDHGTVQFIITVGEESGLLGAKALEKEMIVAKYGYALDSDGEVGEIVTAAPSQARIEATLYGKTAHAGVAPEKGISAITLAAKSISKMPLGRIDEETTANIGRFEGGQKTNIVCDEVHILAEARSLVREKLDKQVAKMKTAFEETAKDMGGRAEVKVTIMYPNFQFTEADHVVQIAQKAVGKIGRTSRLLKSGGGSDANVIAGLGIPTVNLAIGYEDIHTKNEKMPVSELVKTAELVVAIIKEVCEA; the protein is encoded by the coding sequence ATGATTAATGAGGAACGCTTAGTTAAAGAATTTCTGGAGCTTGTTCAAATTGATTCTGAAACAGGAGAAGAGGGCACCATTGCGCCTATCTTAAAAGAGAAATTTACTAAGCTTGGGTTAGAAGTTAAAGAGGATCAAGCAAAGGAGAAGACGGGTCACGGAGCTAATAATCTAATCGTCACCTTTAATGGAAACAAAGACGCTGACCCGATCTATTTTACCTCTCACATGGATACAGTGGTACCAGGCAAAGGAGTCAAGCCTTCCATTCAAGAAGGAAAAATTGTATCAGATGGTTCGACGATCTTGGGTGCCGATGATAAAGCAGGACTCGCCGCTATGTTTGAAGCGATTCGGGTTATTCAAGAAAATCAGATCGATCACGGAACCGTCCAATTTATCATAACAGTGGGTGAAGAATCTGGATTATTGGGGGCAAAAGCGCTTGAAAAAGAGATGATTGTCGCCAAATACGGGTATGCCCTGGATAGTGATGGGGAGGTAGGCGAAATCGTTACCGCTGCACCGTCTCAAGCGCGGATTGAAGCCACCCTATACGGTAAAACAGCTCATGCAGGAGTTGCCCCGGAAAAAGGGATATCCGCTATTACACTCGCAGCAAAATCAATTTCTAAGATGCCATTGGGACGAATTGATGAAGAGACGACCGCCAACATAGGTCGATTTGAAGGCGGCCAGAAAACCAATATCGTTTGTGATGAAGTCCACATCTTGGCTGAAGCCCGTTCGCTTGTCCGTGAGAAATTAGACAAACAGGTCGCTAAAATGAAAACAGCTTTTGAAGAGACGGCAAAGGATATGGGAGGTCGTGCGGAGGTTAAAGTCACGATCATGTATCCCAATTTTCAATTCACAGAAGCCGACCATGTCGTTCAAATCGCGCAGAAGGCCGTTGGCAAAATAGGCCGAACAAGCCGGCTTTTAAAAAGTGGTGGTGGCAGTGATGCTAACGTTATAGCAGGTCTCGGAATTCCAACGGTGAACCTGGCAATCGGCTATGAAGACATTCATACAAAAAATGAAAAAATGCCCGTTTCAGAGCTAGTCAAAACGGCTGAATTAGTCGTCGCTATTATAAAAGAAGTGTGTGAAGCCTAA
- a CDS encoding DNA polymerase IV, whose protein sequence is MGNARIIFHVDMNSFYASVEQAHHPELRGQPLAIAGRVEERRGIIVTSSYEARARGVKTTMRVREARRLCPDLIVQTPNFPLYRETSAQLFQLLKTYTPLVEKVSIDEGYLDVTEIQRGQHPVTLAQEIQQKILDDLKLPSSIGIAPNKFLAKMASNMKKPMGLTILRKRDIPQLLWPMAIGEMHGVGPKTAEKLNRMGVLTIGDLASHDRTHLKQRLGQHGEKLYDRANGIDAREVDPTAESIHKSMSQSSTFPTDLTQLMEARPSFHRFSETLAKKLQQSNNVAYQVQIQIRYSNWEQVTRMKTVDTPLYSTESLYELAMELFEEHWTGRPIRLLGLSVGRLAAKRERSKQLDLFTYEEEAKKEPLYQVLDLLKERFGDGKINLGPDQASR, encoded by the coding sequence ATGGGAAACGCTCGGATTATTTTCCATGTGGATATGAATAGCTTTTATGCCTCTGTTGAACAGGCACATCACCCTGAACTTCGCGGACAACCGCTCGCTATTGCTGGTCGAGTGGAGGAGAGACGCGGAATTATTGTGACAAGCAGCTACGAAGCCCGGGCAAGAGGCGTTAAAACAACGATGAGAGTTCGCGAGGCGCGCAGGCTTTGCCCTGATCTCATTGTTCAAACACCTAATTTCCCTTTATATAGAGAAACGTCGGCCCAACTTTTTCAGCTTTTAAAAACCTATACCCCCTTAGTCGAAAAGGTCTCAATTGACGAAGGCTATTTGGATGTTACGGAGATACAAAGGGGACAACATCCCGTTACATTAGCTCAAGAGATTCAACAGAAAATATTGGATGATCTCAAGCTTCCCTCAAGCATCGGGATCGCCCCCAATAAGTTTCTCGCCAAAATGGCCTCCAATATGAAAAAACCAATGGGGCTCACCATTTTAAGGAAACGTGATATTCCCCAATTGCTGTGGCCAATGGCTATTGGTGAGATGCATGGGGTCGGACCCAAGACCGCGGAAAAGCTGAATCGAATGGGAGTTCTGACCATTGGCGACCTGGCGTCTCATGACCGGACTCACCTTAAGCAAAGGCTTGGGCAACACGGGGAAAAGCTTTATGATCGCGCAAATGGTATCGATGCTCGTGAAGTGGACCCTACGGCGGAAAGCATTCATAAGAGTATGAGTCAATCCTCTACTTTTCCAACGGACTTAACGCAATTAATGGAAGCCCGTCCTTCCTTTCACCGCTTTTCAGAGACGCTTGCTAAGAAGCTTCAGCAATCAAATAATGTCGCCTATCAGGTGCAAATTCAGATCCGCTATAGCAACTGGGAGCAAGTAACGCGAATGAAAACAGTGGACACCCCGCTTTATTCAACCGAAAGCCTTTATGAGCTTGCCATGGAACTGTTTGAGGAGCATTGGACAGGCCGGCCCATTCGCTTGCTGGGACTCAGTGTGGGGAGGCTTGCCGCCAAAAGGGAAAGGTCTAAGCAGCTTGACCTTTTTACTTATGAAGAAGAGGCGAAAAAAGAACCTTTATATCAAGTCCTTGATTTGTTAAAAGAACGCTTTGGAGATGGCAAAATCAATCTTGGACCTGATCAAGCCTCTCGTTAA
- a CDS encoding NAD(P)H-quinone oxidoreductase → MKAVLVKQPGGREALYIGEVETPSPKANELLVKIKATALNRADIAQRQGHYPPPEGASPILGLEMAGVVEQVGAQVTKWKPGDRVFGLLEGGGYAEYATLSEHMAMPLPENLSYEEAAAIPEVFLTAYQTLFWIGQLKKGERVLVHAGASGVGTAAIQLAKERGARVAITAGSEEKCKACRELGADLAINYKTSSFLEEIKQTFGQVDVILDFVGAPYFEDNLKALAVDGRLVIISTLGGAKLSETNLAYLMMKRLSVTGTTLRARRLSYKEALTRDFQEDMLPKFSSSALKPIIDRVFDWKDVQSAHKVMEDNQNIGKLILKVSN, encoded by the coding sequence ATGAAAGCTGTATTAGTTAAACAGCCAGGCGGACGTGAAGCGCTCTACATAGGGGAGGTCGAGACGCCTTCACCAAAAGCGAATGAGCTATTAGTCAAAATAAAAGCAACAGCATTAAACCGTGCAGATATCGCCCAAAGACAAGGCCATTATCCGCCGCCGGAAGGAGCAAGCCCGATTCTTGGCCTGGAAATGGCAGGCGTTGTGGAGCAGGTGGGCGCTCAAGTCACGAAATGGAAGCCGGGGGACCGAGTCTTTGGCCTCTTAGAAGGTGGAGGGTACGCGGAGTATGCAACACTTTCTGAGCATATGGCGATGCCGCTTCCAGAAAATTTATCATATGAAGAAGCAGCGGCTATCCCGGAAGTTTTTTTAACGGCCTATCAAACGCTCTTCTGGATCGGCCAATTAAAAAAAGGTGAGCGGGTTCTCGTTCATGCGGGTGCCAGCGGTGTCGGAACCGCCGCTATCCAGCTTGCCAAAGAGCGCGGTGCAAGGGTGGCAATAACCGCAGGATCAGAGGAGAAATGCAAGGCTTGCCGAGAGCTCGGAGCGGACTTAGCCATCAACTACAAAACGTCCTCTTTTCTTGAAGAAATCAAACAAACATTTGGGCAAGTCGATGTCATTTTGGATTTTGTCGGAGCGCCTTACTTTGAGGATAATCTAAAAGCTTTGGCGGTTGACGGGCGATTAGTGATTATAAGCACGCTAGGCGGCGCGAAACTATCGGAAACGAACTTAGCTTATCTCATGATGAAGCGGCTCAGCGTGACAGGAACAACCCTTCGCGCTCGCCGTCTTTCATATAAAGAAGCATTGACCCGAGATTTCCAAGAAGACATGCTTCCTAAGTTTTCTTCCTCTGCACTTAAGCCTATTATTGACCGGGTATTTGACTGGAAAGA